From Gottschalkiaceae bacterium SANA:
AAGGCGCAGTTGCCAGTGTCGGGAAAAAAGGGAAACTTGAAGCTGGGATTTTATAAGCAGGGCACCCATAACGTGGTGGATACACAAACCTGTTATATTCAACATGACTTGCACAATAAGGTGATGAAAGAACTCAGAACTCTGTTGAACAATGAATTGGTTGTTCCTTTTAATGAGCGAAACCGAAAGGGCTGGTTGAAGCATGTCATCGTTCGGGTTTCTTTCGACCAGAAGAAGGTTATGGTCATGTTGGTTACCACAGGCAGAGGAGATATGGACATGTACCGCTTCGTCAGCAAGCTGACAAAGGCTGTGCCGGAAGTGACATCTATTTTCCAAAATATTAATGGAATGAGTGGCAATCGAATTTTAGGCAAGCGATTCATTCATTTATTTGGGCAAAAGGAATTGGTGGATACCATTGGTGATTTACATTTTAAAATCTCGCCGGCATCCTTCTTCCAGATTAACCCGACCCAGACCGAAAAACTTTACAATGCAGCATTGAATATGGCAGAACTTACGGGCAAGGAAAGAGTCTACGACCTCTACTGTGGTAGTGGAACTATCTCGCTTTTCCTAGCAAAGCAAGCCAAGGAAGTGATCGGCATTGAGATTGTGGAAGCCGCTGTAAAAGATGCGCAGGTGAACGCCATAGACAACAACATAAATAATGCGAGTTTCTATGCTGGCAAAGCGGAAGAAGTATTCCCAGAGCTTTACAAGGAGGGAAGAAAAGCAGAAGTGGTGATTGTGGATCCCCCAAGAAAGGGATTGGATCCGCAGGTTATTGACACAATCGCAGATATGAAACCGCAGAAAATTGTCTATGTTTCTTGCAACCCAAACACTTTAGCGAGAGATGTTAAGGCATTAACGGAATGTGGATACACCTTGAATCATGTGCAGCCTGTAGATATGTTCCCGCATAGTATGCACGTCGAAACAGTTGCGCAACTATCTAGGAATTGCAACGATTGTAGCGAATAATACGAGGCAAAAAACAGGCCCGAGACAAAATTAGGACAAAACTGTACTTAAAATCATTTATGAGATCTCACAATTTTGTCCCGGTGATATTCAAAGTAGTGTATAAACATGAACAGAAGGCCTTAAAAGCCTTCTGTTTTTTAATTCTTGTATTCACATATTCAAGAACCTGTTTAAAGATGCGTTTATGTTCAATGTCGAGTTTGAGAAAATTTTTTTATAGGAGAATTTGTAAGATATGCTAGATCATAGAAATTATAATTTTTCATAGTACTCAATTATTTGGAATAATTCCCCAAAAATCTTTCGATACTATATTGACAAAAATATCACGATTATATATGGTTAAATATGGAAATATAGATTTTCGGAGGGAAAAATGAAAAGACTATTCATTATTGTTATGGTTTTGTTATTAATTTTGACAGGTTGCAGTTCGTCTGAAGGGAAAACAGAAGAGGAACTAAGGGCTGAAATACGTGAAGAGCTTGAGAAGGAAATGAAAGAAGAAGCTGAACAAAAAGAAGCCAAGCAAGAGGAAGAAAAAGTTGAGCAAGCTACAACAGATGTAGATCAGGATTCGGCTCAGTCAGAGAAGCCGGCAAGTAGTGATGAAAGTCAAAAAAATAGTGAAAATAAAGAGAGTGAAGAAATTAAAAATCCCTATGATATTAAGAACATGAAAGTGGGACAAGTTCTTGATGATCTGATGATTGATGAAGTTGAATACAAAGAACAGGGTGAGGGATCTTTGCGATTTTCCGGTAAAAAGAGAATCGAAGGTGAGCTCTATTTTGATGAAATGTATAACGATTATAGCTTTCATCCCAATAAAAGAATATTAAGTGAATCGATTAGGGTAGAGTCGGTTGAAATTGATACAGGAATGATTTCATATACCTTTAATAAAGAGTACTTAAGTGATGAGTTGAAAGCGGTTATTAATCAGCAGTCTACTGTGGATGCGACAATGACTGTTCTCGAACTATCTCTTAACTTTAAAGTAGGATCTGGCTTGGGTGCTTCATTAGAGATTGAGAGAATCGAGTCTGAAGCAGTTGATAATAAAGCAAAAGAAGATGCTGTGGAGAAGAAAAGACAAGAAGATGAGGAAGCGGTAGAGAAGAAAAAACAAGAAGACGCAGAAACTGCGGAAAGAGAGAGACAAGAAAAATTAGCAGCAAGCAAGGACTATAGAAAGGGATATTCGGTTTCCATTGAAGAGGGAAGCGGATATATTACCTATAGCAATGGCTATAAAGAATTGATTCTAGACAATGTGAAATATCTTGATTTCCTTCGGAGTGACAGCAAAAAGTTGTTTGTTCTGTGTAATGACAAAACATCCTATAGATATGATGTTTCAACCATGGCTCGTGATACCTTGCCTTTGAACACCTATACAACCAATATGGTTCTTGTGCAGGGGGGAGAATACGATGGTTATTTGGGTGTAGAAGTTGTTATTGAGGGTGTAACAGAATATCGAGCGCTTACCAATAATAGCTATAATAGTTATACTGGCATTACATTGAGTTCTTTAAACTATGTTGCCGATCAGATCGATGGATTCAAGAATCAGGGTTTCAAATACGTGGTTGATGATTTGAATTTGGAATGCACGGATGGTGATTCAGACAGTCGAATGAGAGCATTTAACTATAGCGGCGATTCCTACATTGAATTGACGGATGGCGCTTATATGCTGGCGAAACAAGATAACGGCGAGGCGATTGCTTATAACGGTTATGGCGGTCAGTATAAAGTGGATGTTTATAATGGCGCGGATGCGAATTTCTCAGGTGGATTGATATTCAATGCCACAGATTTCGGTTATCTTGATAGTTTTACAGGTTTTCGGGTTGATTTTTTCAGAAATGGACCCAACGGTACAGCAACCGTAAGATTAGTGGAGAAAAATGGAAGAAACGAAGAAGTAATTATTGAGAACCCAAGCGTTGACATCAATACGACGGCTTATGAGTATAATGAAGTTCTACTTATTAAGGATGGAACTGAAGTTTATTGTACAGTAAATGGGGTTACGGCATTTATTGCTGAAGGGGAAGGGTTTGGTGCCTGGGATGCACCTGATGGTTACTTCGGATTATTCGGTATTGGTAAAATGACATTTACTCGATTCAAGGTTGAAAAGCTAGGCTACTAATTAGTTTCAAGGAAGATTCTACGAATAAACAAAAGAGGCTATTATTAGCCTCTTTTGTGTTAGGTATTTCTATTCTTCAGTTGCTCCTATAACAGGTACTTCAGTCATTTCTTCTTCACCTTCTGCAACTTCAACCTCTACAGTCGGTGTAGAAACATGTACAAGCAAACTATCTTCTGATGTTAAAACACGATAACGATCATCCTTCATAATATCCAGCTCGCCGGCTGCTATGGAATCACCAATTTTTAACCCGGCTAGATCAACAATGATGTCATCTGGCATATCCTTTGGAAGACATTCTAGTTTAATTTCGCTGAGCATTTCATTTAAAATTCCATCAGGCGGTAATTTCTCTTTGTTGATGAATTTTATATGTGCTGTTGTTTTAACCAATTCACCCGCAGTCAATACTTGAAAATTCATATGAGCCAATTTATGGCTAACTACTTCGTAGGATACGTTTTTTAACATAGCCAGATATTCTTCACCGTCTACAAGTAATTCTGTTTGTACGCCAACACTTGTACTTTTAAGGAATTTTTCAGCTGCTTTTTGACTCAATTGAATGGAGATCGATGCGTCTAAATTTTTGCCGAACAATACTGCTGGGATGATTCCTTTTTGTCTGAGTTGCTTCGGTTTTAATGCCTCATCTCTTTTTTGAACCTCTAACGTTGCCATTTTTTCCTCCTTATGCAGTCTTTTTAAGAAAAACGCCCTACTCTATTCTAAGAATGAGAGCGCTTGATCTTCTTGCAGAACTTTCTGATAATTATATTATTTCATAATACTCTGTTAAATACAAATATACCCATTTTTTGAAAGAATCTATCTGTTTATTCCATTTGTTTTGTATGGCAAAAATACCCTTAAAATTTTATCCGAATTACTCACGCTTATGGACCCAACGTCGGGTAAAGGAATTAAGTCCCATCATCCTGGAGAAAAGGGTATGATAGATTCTACATAATGAGATATAGTGGAAGAATTCAAGGAAAAGATTAAAAGAATTAAACCAGATAGAATCATCGTACAAACACCAGAGGAAGGTAAGCTGAAAGATACCTTAGGCATTGCGGCAGCGAGAGTAAAAGAGATAGAAAAGCGACTGCGTTGAAAGGATGAGTAGATCGAAACTGGTAGTACACCTACTTGGGTTGATGTTTTTTAGACAACACAATTTCATTCGAGGTTGAGCCCAAGTGGCTCTTTTTTCATTTTCCGAATTCACATCATTGTACGTACTTTATCCAATAGCAATGAAACCAACAGCAGAAGTCATTGGAGGAGTGATAACTATTTGTTTGCTACCCCTTCTAAGTAAAAAAATTCGTCATGAGTTCAAGGAGACAACACATAAATGATTTGCATAATCATCATTGGATAACCGTTGATTTCAAGAGTGATTAACAATCTTAAGATTTCTTAAGTTTCAAAAAATGTAGACTTTAATAAGCGCTTATATAATTGAGTAAATTGAGTAACTAAAGATTTTGGAGGATATAATGAGTCGATTATTAAAAATTGGAATTTTGTATGGAATTATGATGATTATTTTGGAAAATGGATTTTATTTATTTGGATGGATCAGTCCTGAACTTTTAGCAAACTTCGATCAATTTATTATGATCTTGATCCCGGCAGTACTTCTTGCCTTGATTACAAGGACGGATTTGAAAGAGCGATTTAAATTGAAAGGATTCAAGCCATCCACACTTTTGTATATATTTGCCTTGTTCCTAGCCTTATTGCCCATATCGGGGTTCTTAAGCGGACTGACAACATACTTAGTAGGTGTCAATCCAAATGGGGTCGATGCCTATATTGATGCTATGGAAACAAGCTTATTTATGAAATGGTTCTTGATTGCGATTACACCAGCGATCTGTGAAGAAATCATGTTCAGAGGCTTATTGCTCGATAAACGGATTGGTTTGAATATGCATGTCCTCGCCCTTATGAGTGGTTTGATGTTCTCATTGTTTCATGTAGGATATGATCAGTTATTGTATACTTTTCCTCTAGGGCTAGTCTTTGCCTATGTGAGTATTATTTCTGGATCTATTTTTCCTGCAATGATCATGCACCTAATGAATAATTCGCTTGGGATTTTCGCAGAGGTGATAGGGAGTGGTGTTGAAGAAGTGGCTGTTGAAGAAGCCATTAGCTTGGGCAGTTTACTTCCCTTGTTTATCGCAGCATGCTTTGGTATCATCGTGATTGTATTGGTACTTAAACGAATGATAAAAAGTTATAAGTATGATGACAAGCTACGGCTTGCAAAAAACGGGAAAGACGCAGCGCTTTATCGAAAAGAAAAGAAGATCCTTACCTTTATGCCGCAAGTAATCGTATTGATATATGTGTGGATGATGAATGCCTTTTTGCTTATGGGCGCATAGAGTAATAAAAAATGTGTGGCAATTTTGTGCACGTTTGCTATTGGAAATGATTGGAGTATTAGATAGTATGGTAGTGAAAGTTTTTTGATTTTCCATAAGTGAAGGGGTGAATGGTTTGAATAAAAGGATTTTAGTCGCAGAAGATAATTTTGAAATAAGAAAAGTATTAGAATTATACTTGAGCAATGCGGGATATGAAGTGACGGGGGCAGACCATGGTTTGCAAGCTTTAGAAGAGATGAAAACAGTACAGTTCGATCTGGCAATCGTTGATTTAATGATGCCAAAAATGGATGGATTTGAATTGATCCAAGAAGTTCGTAAAGTTTCCAATATGCCGATTTTTATTCTTTCAGCTAAAAATGAAGACTTTACTAAGATCATGGGCTTGAACCTTGGCGCAGATGACTATGTGACAAAACCATTTAATCCATTAGAATTAGTCGCTCGAATCAATGCTTCCTTTCGAAGAATGGATCAAGTGCAAGCGAGCGAGGATAGTCGTGACCATGGACATATCATTGCAATTGGCGATCTGCAGCTTGATTTGAATGCGATGATGTTGAAGAAGAATGGGCAAGAAATCGAGTTGACAGCGACTGAATACAAAGTCTTGTTATTGTTAATGCAAAACCCCAATCAGATTTTTTCAAAACGGAGGATCTGTGAAAACGTCCATGGTGCTTATTATGAGACCGATGAGAATGCAATTATGGTGCATGTCTCTCATATACGAGATAAGATTGGAAACAATATAAATCAAAAATCTTATATTAAGACCATAAGGGGGCTGGGATATAAAATTGAAAATGCCTAAAAGGAGATCCAATCTTTTTTTATCAATGGTTATGGAATTTGTACTATTTGCAATCATTACAGCCGTCATTATTGCGGTGGCAACGGTTGTGATTATCAAGTATTTGTTGGTAGCGACGGGGGATGATTTTATCACCCCGTTTGAAGAAAATTACAGTCAAATCGTAGAAAAAAAGTATGATGAAATTGCGATCGAATCACAATTGGGGGAAGGTTCCTATTTTTTTGTTTTAGATCAAGACCATGGAGTTGTCTATCAGAGTGATTCAGAAAAGGAATTTCCATATACTTCTTTTCAAACAAGTCTGATACCTGGTGAAGGTGATAGTATCGTTTTTGTCGATCAAGCAATTGATGATGCTCAATATGGAGACCTTGAAAAGATTGAATATACAGACGAAGAAGGGAAAATTAAGACTTTCTACTTAATTAATGAGAAAAGAGAAGTGGTCTATTCCAACAATCCCAATCTTCCACAAAAACTTTCTCAACTAGATTATGAGTGCATTCGAGGCAAAAATGAGACCTTTGGACTTAGTAAGGCGGACTACAGTGACGCTGAAGGACTACAATACCAAATTGTCTTTTTCAATTATTTGGATCAAGCGGATTCATTTTTAACACGCTTTCTGAAAACCATCGGATACATTTTGGCTGTACTATTAATTCTTATGGGGATGGCTAGTCTGCTATATTTGCTTCGTTTGAATCAAAAGGTGAATAAGCCACTGCTTATATTGGAAGAAGCAATCTTGGATTTTGAAATTGGAAAAGATAAAAAACCAATCGCATACAAAGGCCCCAGAGAATTTGAAGAAATTTGTGATAAGTTTAATGCGATGACAGAAAGACTGAATGAAACACAAGAAGAGAAACAGAAGATGCTGGCAGATTTGTCGCATGATCTAAAGACGCCGATCACCATACTACAAACCTATGTGCGCGCATTGAACGATGGGGTTGTAGTTGAAGACGAGAAAACTGAATATCTAGAAGCCATCTATGACAAATCGAATGAATTGTCTGACTTGGTTACCTTATTTAGTGAGTATAGTAAGCTTGGCCGCAATGATTTTTCATTGCAGCTTGAAGAAGTTGATGTGACATCTTTTCTTAGAGAGTATTTAATTGAAAAATATAACGAACTTGAACGGTTGGGATACGGATTGGAAGTGGTTCTGGGAGACGTGCCGACACCTGCGTTAATCGATCCTTTTCAGTTTAAGCGTGTTTTTGACAACCTACTGTCAAATGTCCTTAAGTATAATCCGCAGGGGACTATGATTCGAATTGAATTAGAACGAACAGAGGATCAGATCTGCATTCGATTTGGTGACTATGGTTGCGGAGTTGAGGAAAGTATACGAGACAAAATTTTTGACGTCTTTGTAACGGGGGATGCTTCCCGTACACAGGGAAAAGGCAGCGGACTAGGCTTGGCAATTGTAAAAAAACTGGTTGAACTTCATAAAGGCAAGATTCACTTGCTTCCATTTGACGCAAGTGATCGGGCTACCGAGTTTGTCATTAGCTTACCCATGCAAACGGAATAGACCAAAGCTTAATAAATCTTAAAATTCATACAAGCTTCCCTTAATATGCAAATAATAAAATGAGTATAACAATTAGATCATCAGTTAATTTTGGGAGGTAAGAAATGACAGCTAAGGAGAAACAAGCAATCAAATTTGCAGCATTGTATGTAGGGGTTATGGGGCTAGGCATGTATGTGATGTATCATATTTTTGGTATTTCCTACGACAGTCCTAATATTGCAAAGGTGTTAATCTATGTAGAAGTAGCTTTAACGGCAATCGCGGTAGGGGTGAATAATCATTTTTTTAATAATGCAGGTTTTAAAAAACTCGATCCAAAAGGACTAAAGTGGTTTATCCCTTATTTCATAATTTTGGCGGTCATTCTTGCTTTAATTATATTTACAGCTGATCGGGAAAAGGGCTTCAATATATGGTTAACCGTTCAAATTTTGGTTACAACACTTTTGGTTGGAATTTCAGAAGAGGTTATGTTTCGAGGAATTGTATTTCATACGTTTTTGGAAAATGGCAATGTGAAAAGAGCGATATTTATTAGTGCAATCGCATTTGCTCTCTTGCATAGTGTGAATGTGCTAGGTGGTTTGCCTTTAGCTGGTATGCTATATCAACTGTTTTCAACTTTTGTATTTGGCATGATCTTTGCCTGTCTTGCCTACAAGATGAAGAACCTGACCTTATTGATTGTCTATCATTGGATCTGGGATTTCGCACTTGTGTCTTCCAGCGTTATGCATACTTCAATCGGTATCATTACATCGTTTGCAAGTGTATTTGGATTGGTTTATGCCTTGATATTATTGAAGTCAATTGGGAGAAAGTCACAAGCAAACTAGTTTAGTTAAAGACGAGGAGTCATCTGTTTTCAGATGACTCTTTTTTGATAAATGCATGTTCGTGATTGGGAAAGAGACAAGAAAATTTTCGAATTATGATCCGATAGAGAATGGAAAGTCTTCTACGGGGAGGGTACTTCCCTTGGTGGCAACAACCTTGGCAGAGATTTTATTGGCAATACTCAGACTTTCCACGTAGCTATAGCCCAATTTTCGGCAGGCTATGATGGCACCGATATGGGAATCACCAGCCCCAATGGTATCAACGACTTTTGTTGGTTGAACAGGAATATGATGCATTTCTTGATCATCAAAAACGAAAGAACCATTGTCGCCGTCAGTAATGATAACGGTGTTGTGACTACGAGCATACAAGGCGGTTGCAGCTTGTTCTAGGGTCTCTTTTTTTGTATAGGTCATGATCTCTTCTCGATTGAGGTGTACAACTGGAGACAGTAAAAACAATTCATCCAATTTATTTTTTTCGATATTGGGGAAACGAGGACCTGGGGCAAAGTATATTTCTAAGTTCTTGTTCTTTTTTAAAAAGGAAACAATCTCATCACCTGTGGGTTCTTCAATCTCTAAGCCACAAATGTAGGCGCTGTCATAGTCCTTCATGTTGATATGATTTAACCATTTTTCTTGAAAGGTATATTCTGCACCATGGTAGGAAAGGAAGGTTCGCTCTCCATCGGGCTCTACATAACAATAGCAACATCCACTATCTTGCTCTTTAATTCGAATGAAGGGATCAAGCCCGCGTTCAGTCAGTTGTTTAGCAACATAATCCCCATAGACTCCGGTCCCAATAGGAGAGCAGAAGAGGTGAGGGACTTGAAACAATTGAACAATATTTTGTACATTAAAGGCACAACCTCCAAGAACCATGGTTTGTTGTTTAATGTGTAGATCTTGAGCAGTACGCGGCAAGCCGGTAACATCGAGTATGATATCTAAGACTGTTGAACCAATGATCAGGGTTTGTTTCATGGTTGCCTCCGTTTTATTTTTATTTACTCTGGCATTATACCATTAAAAGCGAACGAAATGAAGAAATATATCTTAATCATACGGATTAAGCCCTAAGCAGTTTGGATATTTCTTGATTTGCACATATTTTGATGACTTTGGTGGAGGAGAAAGCGAAAGATAGGGAAAAAAGCCAAGTTGCTATATGTATTTGACATATACTTTTTATCTGTTATCTTGTTACTAG
This genomic window contains:
- a CDS encoding response regulator transcription factor, whose translation is MNKRILVAEDNFEIRKVLELYLSNAGYEVTGADHGLQALEEMKTVQFDLAIVDLMMPKMDGFELIQEVRKVSNMPIFILSAKNEDFTKIMGLNLGADDYVTKPFNPLELVARINASFRRMDQVQASEDSRDHGHIIAIGDLQLDLNAMMLKKNGQEIELTATEYKVLLLLMQNPNQIFSKRRICENVHGAYYETDENAIMVHVSHIRDKIGNNINQKSYIKTIRGLGYKIENA
- a CDS encoding carbohydrate kinase family protein, which produces MKQTLIIGSTVLDIILDVTGLPRTAQDLHIKQQTMVLGGCAFNVQNIVQLFQVPHLFCSPIGTGVYGDYVAKQLTERGLDPFIRIKEQDSGCCYCYVEPDGERTFLSYHGAEYTFQEKWLNHINMKDYDSAYICGLEIEEPTGDEIVSFLKKNKNLEIYFAPGPRFPNIEKNKLDELFLLSPVVHLNREEIMTYTKKETLEQAATALYARSHNTVIITDGDNGSFVFDDQEMHHIPVQPTKVVDTIGAGDSHIGAIIACRKLGYSYVESLSIANKISAKVVATKGSTLPVEDFPFSIGS
- the rlmD_1 gene encoding 23S rRNA (uracil(1939)-C(5))-methyltransferase RlmD, with amino-acid sequence MKVGDKLQLTIEDFNTKGQGFARHEGMAIFIAGGLIGEECQVEITTMKKQYAIAKITETIHPSPNEVTPVCPLAGTCGGCQIQSLDYKAQLAYKEQRVKSEFKRVGIEIEPLPIMGMEDPYHFRNKAQLPVSGKKGNLKLGFYKQGTHNVVDTQTCYIQHDLHNKVMKELRTLLNNELVVPFNERNRKGWLKHVIVRVSFDQKKVMVMLVTTGRGDMDMYRFVSKLTKAVPEVTSIFQNINGMSGNRILGKRFIHLFGQKELVDTIGDLHFKISPASFFQINPTQTEKLYNAALNMAELTGKERVYDLYCGSGTISLFLAKQAKEVIGIEIVEAAVKDAQVNAIDNNINNASFYAGKAEEVFPELYKEGRKAEVVIVDPPRKGLDPQVIDTIADMKPQKIVYVSCNPNTLARDVKALTECGYTLNHVQPVDMFPHSMHVETVAQLSRNCNDCSE